From the Flavobacterium gyeonganense genome, the window AACTTTTTCAAATTCAGATGCATTTCCTTTAGCTAAAACTTCTTTTGTTTCCTCTTTAAAAATCACAAAACCAGACTCGTTGGCATCTAAAGTTATAGAAACAATTGTTCTTCCGTTTTCTATTTTCCAATTGGCTAAAGCCGAAGTTTGATCTGTCACAGGATTGTACCATTGTGGCACTTTTCCAGCTATTCTGAAAGAAGCATCGAATATTCTTTTTTCATTCTTTTGATTCGAAAGAAAATATAAATCTTCACTTTCTGATTTACGATGCGCCCAAGCCAATCTTTCTGAATCAGCTCGGTTTAAATTCGGAAAATAAACGTCTTGTGTGATTCCTAAGGAAGCAAAATCATTTCCTAAATACGGTAATTTTATAACTGTTCCTTTTCCGATTTTCCATGTTGATAAATTGGCGTTATTCCAAATTTCATCAATTACATTCTGCCATTTATTTTGATCGGCTTCTGATCGAATTCCTGGCTGAAGATTTGGTTTTTCATCTACAAAAATGGTTGCGCCATCTTTTAACAACTGCAGGATTTTTTCGGCGGAAGCCAAAGATAAAATGGTATTTGGTCCCATTTTATGACTTCCCGGAAAGAATAAAGCGCCATATTCAATTCCGCCATCAAATGAGATTTTTCCCTTTACCAATTTCGCACGATTGATTAAGACATCGGCATTGAAAGAATCATATTGATAACCATTTAGCGGATTAATCCATTGCGATAAATCGGTGATATTTTTAGAATAAGTAACTTCTTTTGGCATTTTAGCCGTTGGCTGACCTTCATTTTCTAAACGGATTTTCTCGCTTTCCAATCTTGCTGCACCAAACACATTCGGAATAAACGGTACCAAACGATCAGGTACAAAAGAACGGGAAGGAAAATCTTCACCGATAAAAACCGCCAAATCAATTACAGGTTTTCCTTTTTGCAACTGAAACTGTACTCTTTGACAATAATCAAACCACGCTTTTCCTGGTTTCCACCACGTTTGGTCTCTTTGGAAAAAAGTTCCAATATCGTCTAAAGTCATTCCCGGTTTTCTGTCCGTCCACGGATTATGTACAAAAACGTGATAAAATAAACGGTTAATTCCTAAAGCGTAATTTCGGTCTGCTGTTGTTTTTAAATTTCCTGGGTGTTCGTCCCAATCCATTCGCAAAGCCGTAAAAGACTCAGCCTGAATAATATCTTTTCCGTAAATATGTCCGCCCGAAATGGCATCGACCATATCAAAAGGTTTGTCATGCGTTGGGCTTTTCAGCCAAAATTCTCCGCCTGGATAATCCACATATTTATAATGCAGCAAAGCATCACTCATCATGGTTGGCGCAACATTTTCAGAACTTAACTTAACGTTATATTCTTTTGCAATTTGAGCGACAGTTCCGTAGAAATTATCAGCTACTAAATCGGCAATTGTTTTTCGAACATCATATAAAACTTTCTCTGAAAAATCAGCACTTTCTACGGGAATTCCCGCCATAACTGGAAGATAATCTACAAGATCGTAGCCACGTCTCTTTTTAAATTCTACCTGAAAAACCGAAGACCAATTTTGGCTTCCGCATTCCCAGCTATCAAAATGAAGAATTTCTAAAACTTTTGATGCCAATTCTGGACCAGCTGAACGAACGGCTTCTCCAAACCAATGATCCAATTGAAAACGAATTAATTCTGGATTAAATTTATCTACTTCCAGTCCTTTTTCCTGCTCCGCCAGTTGCATTTTCATGTCCTGTCGAAGTATGTCCCATTCGGATAATTTTCCATTTTCCTTTTGGCGCTTTCCAATTCAGGTTTCCATCGGCATCAACAAAATTGGAGATATTAATAATTTCTGATTTTTTAAATGCATCAGAATTTGGAATTTCTTTTGAGTAGTCTGCGGAGTCAAGCGCCAAATTGCTCCTGACTTTCCTTCGTAATTGTTAATCAACGACTGGTTGGAAAGTATAATTTTGCTGACTTTCAGATTTTGTTTCCACTTCGCAAAATCCAAATCCTCTGCGCCAGGTTCTGTTCCTTTTGGATCATACACAAATCGGAAATATTTTGCTGTAACTGGCGTAATCGTATGGGTATTCGGGAAATCCATATCCTGCCAGCCGTGACGCGGTGCTATCATTCTTTCGTGGAATCTAAAATTAACTCCATCATCACTCACTTCTACAATAAGACGCTGTGCCTGAAAATCTCTTCCTTTGGTTTCAATTACAATAGATTTGCAGGTAAAAGGCTGTGCAAATTCATACTGAATCCAACCTGCATCGGCAAACTTGAAGTTTTCATCTTTTTTAGAATCAGCCAAAAACGATGCATCGGTGTTGTTTGATGTCGTTACTTTTGGCACTTGCATCTGCGAAGTAATTTGATATTCTTTTATCGGAATGGCAAAACTTGCAATGTCTTTATAATAGTCCTTATAGTGTTCTGGAATTGGTAATTTCGAAATAACTTTTTTGCCTCCCAAAATTTCAGTTGTTGACCAGACTACTTTTTGCATTGACATTTCTGGAGTAATCCAAGGCCCGCCTGCAACTGCAAATCCGTCAGCTCCATGAAAAGCCAGTTTTAAACCTAAACGATCGGCCTCTTTAAAAGCCCAATGAATCATATCCCAAAATTCAGGACTCAACTGTAAAACCGGCGGATCTAGCAACGGTGGATTTGCTGGGCCTTTAATGGTCATTAAATAAGCGCCTGCAATTCCAGCTTGTTTCATCGCTTCTAAATCGGCCGTAATTCCGGGTTTAGAATACGCCGATTTCATCCAATACCAATACACCCAAGGTCTTGAGGATGCTACTGTTGGCTGAAAATATTCTTTTTTATGGATTTCCTGTGCCGAGACGATGCTCGCCAAAAGGAGAATAAAAAAGAGGTGTTTTTTTTGAAACATTATTCTTTGTTTTATTTCGTTTGCTTTGTCATTTCGACGTAAGGAGACCCGAGCGGTAGCGAACGGATGAAATAAATCTCCACGAGTAGCTCCGTAACGAAAGTCCAATCTTTGTGGAGTTTCTTGCGAAGATTTCTCCTTACGTCGAAATGACAAACTGTACTTTTACTATACTTAAAATACACTTTATCTATAAAATACAAAACACCTAACAGGTTTTGGAAACCTGTTAGGATAAATCGTAATCTAATATTTAAATTTCTTTAAACTACTTTCTAATTCATTCTTCGAACCACTAAAAGGCGTCAAATAAAAACTGTACTCATAATCTCCAGATTTAATCTGATATTGTTCCAATGGCTGTGCTACAATCGTCCAGCTGTCGTTTCCTCCAACTCCCATTTGAAGTAAATCAATATTTACCGTCAAAAATCCTGGATCTTTCAAATCGTATGTATGACTTGCAGAACTTAAATTTTCCTGTGTGTATGGCCATGCGCTCATGCTTAGGACTTTGGTATCGTTTACTACTAAAAACCCGTTGTTTTTCTGCGGAGTTGTAAGCGCCATCCATCTCACATCACATCGGTTTCCATTTTCTTGTGGTTTTGGATAATGTTCGATAAAATCATTTATTGGAAGCGAATATTTCCCAACAAACGAACCAAAACTTCTGTCACTGTAATTTTCTAATTCCCCTTTTCCGTACCATGAAATTTGGTCGAATTTTCTTTGAACTCCCATCTGCATTCCGATTTTTGGAATGTTCGGCAGTTTGTTTGATGCTTTTAAACTGTAATCTACTTTTATTAATCCGTTTGGTAAAATATTATAGACCACTTTTACGCTCGCACTGTCTTTTATAACTTCGTAATCGCTTGTTATTTTAATATCCGAAGCTGATTTATCAATTGAAATGTTAACCAATTTTGGTTTTGCTTTGTACCATTGTTTCAACAACTTTTGCGATTTCCATCCACGTTTATCATTGTCCGTAAGTGGTCTTGCAAAGTTTGGTAATAGCGGTGCAAAAACTTGTTCTTCTCCGTTAAAAATATACGAACTCAAAGCTCCGTTTGTTTTTCCAATCGTAATATCAAATGTTTTTCCTTTGATTTTGAAATCGGAATCTGATTCAGAAACGTTGAGTGTTTCTTTTTTAGATTCTGGAGAAACGACTTCTTTCTTTTTCAACAGAAATTGATCTTCCGCGACAGCGTAACCTTTTGAAGCCCAAAGTTCCTCTTTTGAAAGCTGGAATTCTATATTTAAAATATATTCGGCATCGGGTTTCATTTTTGGCAGATAAGAACTGATATCTAAAGTTGTTGATTGTCCTGCTTCTACTTTTAATGGTTTTAAAATTTGAGTTTTGATTACGTTTCCGTTTTCTAATACTTTTAAAACTGGAATATAACCTTCTAATGATTTAACCGCCTGACGGTTTTTGATTTCCAATTGATTTCCGTTTAAAGTCGAAATCGCTGGCTGATACACCCATTTATTTTCAAAAATGGAACCTTTTGGTTTTCCGTTAGAATCTACAATTCCTTTTGTATTGAAGTTTCCGTCGTGGTATTTTTCGCCAAAATCGCCTCCGTGAGCAAAATAATTCTGACCAGATCTGGAATCAAATTTCACGATCCCCTGATCTTTAAATTCCCAGATACAGCCTCCAATAACTCTTGGAAGCGAACGGAATTCATCCCATAATTCTTTTAAGTTTCCAACTGAATTTCCCATGGCATGCGAATATTCAACGAAGATAATCGGACGAGTATCTTTCTTTTGATCAACTAAAAATTTCGGTGTGAAAACGCCCGGATAAAAACGGCTGACCATATCGACATAGGAATCATCCTGCGGATTTTCGAATCGATATGCATGATCAATTGTTTTGGGATATCTTGAATCAAGCGGATCGATATAACCGTCTAATTTGGCATTTCCCTGCGCTGGTTCATAATGAACTGGACGTGTAATATCAAAATCGTGAACCCAGCCCGACATTGCAGCATGATTTGGTCCTTTTCCTCCTTCGTTTCCTAAACTCCACATCACGACGGATGGATGGTTTTTATCTCTTTCGACCATTCGGATCATTCGTTCCATATAAGCATTTGTCCAAAGCGGATCGTTGCTTAATTTCCCGCCAATTCCATGTGTTTCCTGATTCGCTTCGTCCATTACCATGATTCCGTATTGATCGCATAATTCGTAGAAATAGGGATCGTTTGGATAATGGCTTGTACGTATAAAATTGAAATTGAACTTTTTAATCGTGGTGATATCTTGTTTTATATCTTCTCTCGTAACCGCTTTCCCTCTTGTCGGATGATGATCGTGACGGTTTACGCCATACACATAAGTTTCTTTTCCGTTAATGAGCATTTTGCCATTCTCTTTCGAAAATTCAATGGAACGGAAACCAACTTTACAGCTTTTGGCTTCTGTAACATTTCCATTTTTATCTTTTATAGAAATCACCATCGTATATAAATTCGGCTCCTCTGAACTCCATTTTTTTGGATTTTTGATGGTTTCCTGAAAGAATCCGAAACGTACATTATCCAAACGAGGATAACTTTCGTTGATTAAATCAATCACAGGTCTTTGAAGCGGTTCTTTGAACATTGCCGTATTATTGGCATCGTACAGTTGAACATTCATCGTATAATCTTTTATTTTTTCTCCTGTCAAATTCTCCACTTTTGGACGAAGTTTGAAAATCGCATCTGTATATTGTTTGTCTAATTTCGTTTGAACAAAGAAATCCTGAATGCGTAATTTCGGCTCGGCCATAATGAAAACTTCGCGCTGGATACCGCTCATACGCCAGTGATCCTGATCTTCTAAATAAGAGCCATCTGTCCAACGGATTACACGAACTGAAACTACATTTTCTCCCGCTTTTAAATAGGGTGTAATATCGAATTCTGATGGTAGAAAACTGTCTTCTCCATATCCTAAAAATTCTCCGTTTAACCACACTTCAAAACCTGAACTTACGGCTCCAAAATGTAAAGTTACGGTCATATCTTTCCAGTTTTCCGGCACGGTAAAACTTCTTTGGTAAGAACCAACTCCGTTATAATCTTTAGGGATATAAGGCGGATTTATGGGTCTAAACGGATAAACGGCGCTTTTGTAAATGGGGTTATCATAACCTTTCATTTCCCAGTTAGAAGGCACTTCGATTTTGTCCCAGCCTGAAACGGTATTTTTATAGAAATCTTTTGAAGCTTCTTTCTGATTTACAGCATATTTAAAATCCCAATCGCCGTTTAGCATCTGGATTCTACTTTTGGTTCTGTCGCCTTTTAAAGCATCTTCTACACTTGCGTACGAATAAGCAGTTGCTCTTGAAGGCTGTCTGTTGATGCTCGTAATTGTTGGATCTTCCCACGGAGCAAATTTGTATTTTTTGTGTAATTCTGGAACTCCCGCTGGCTCTCCTGTTACGGATTGTGCCTGCGTGTAAGTTGTGAATAGTAAAATGTAAAATGCATACGTCAAAAATCGTAATCTGAAAAATGGATTATTGTATTTTGATTTTGATGTAAACATTGGTTTTATATTGTATTTCATTATTAATTGATTCAATTGTCCCTATGGGACAAAATTTTCTATGCGATAATTTGTTTTTTCTACCGACCAGCGCCTCCTAACGGAGTCATTTCAGTTGTGAGTATTAAGGTATTTCATAACTCAACTCATAACTCATAACTCATAACTATTTCTTCTTTTTCTCCGGCGGTGCCACAAAATTCAATTTACTTTTTCCTAAATCTTTAGACGTTGCAATGGCGATTCCTCTTTGTTCTGCTTTGTTAACGGCACAATAAAAATGATAGACTACACCATCATGCTTTACCACAAATGATTTATGCGCAAACATATCATCGTAAGGTTCAGAGGATTTAACTAAATCGTCGCCTTTCCAGTCGGTCCAGTTTACTAAATCATTCGAAACGGCAAAACGGTTAAATGCACCTTGATTCCAACCCGTCCAAAAAGCTCCAAAATAGAACATTACCCAAGTATCATTAATACGCTGAATATAAGCATCACCCGAAATTCCTTTATGATGATTAATTAATGGTTTGTCGCCATAACGCTTCCACTCTTTCATATCGTTTGATACTGCCATTGCAATACGTTCAGCACCTTTTGCAGGATTGATACTATCGCCACGGGCGTTGTAATACATGATAAAATTGTGTCCTGTCAATTTATCCTTATCACGAATCACACTGTTTTTGTACATCGTACTATTGTCCCACCATCTAGCGTCTTTGTCTTTTGGTGTTAAAACCGGATTTTCTAATCTTTGAAATTCGTGCGGTTTTGTCGGCGCTTCTTTGGTATACGCCATTCCGATAGACAAAACACCTGCTTCGTAACCTTTACTGTCTCCGCCAAAATAACTCATCCAGTATTTATCATCGTATTTTTCCCATTCGTAACTTCCGCCCCACGTTGGATCTTGCAACGAAATATATCCAGCTTTTTGATTGACATCCCAATGTTTTTCATTTTCTGAGAAGGACATTACTTTTCCTAGATGTTTCCAATCTAATAGATTGTCGCTTTCTGCCAACCAGGTTTCGTAACCTCTTCCGTCATAAATTAAATACGTCATGTACCATTTTCCGTCTTTTCTAAATACACTCGGGCAATCCATTTTGTATGAGTTGTCTGTGGGAACCATCACCAAACCGTATTTATAAGGCGTTTTGATTTCTTCGTAAATCTCCTGCATTACATTTTCGGTGATTTCTCTTTTCTTGTATTTAGTTGCACAACTTGTTATGGCAAGTGCTGAAATGGTTAGGATTAGATATTTAATTTTCATTTTTATGTTTTTTTGCCGCGAAGGCGATATCCCGATAGCTATCGGGACTAAGTTTTTGTATTAGAACGATTTAATCTCGCAAAGTCGCAGAGTCGCAAAGTTTCTATTTTCTATACTCTAAAATCTTGCTGTATCTTGCTTCTTGCATCTTTCTTCTCCCCACTCTCTTTTATTTCTTCAACTCTTTTAATTTAGAATCCATCACGTCTTTATTCAATTTTACTTTTACCATTCCTGTTGGGTGAAATCTTCTTTTCAGATCGATTGCATTATATACTATGGTGTAAACGTCATTCCCTTCTTGGATTAAACACAAAGGCGTTCTCATAATATCCCACCATTTATCAACTTTGGTTTCTATTGGAAGATAATGCGCTTCAGCCCAATTAATTCCGTCTGCTGATAATGAATACGCAATCATATTCGGTAAATGATGTCCCCAGCCGTCTGGACCACCGTCGAAAATCGCGATATACATTCCGTTTGGCAATTGACTTACAATTGGATTT encodes:
- a CDS encoding glycosyl hydrolase, translating into MKMQLAEQEKGLEVDKFNPELIRFQLDHWFGEAVRSAGPELASKVLEILHFDSWECGSQNWSSVFQVEFKKRRGYDLVDYLPVMAGIPVESADFSEKVLYDVRKTIADLVADNFYGTVAQIAKEYNVKLSSENVAPTMMSDALLHYKYVDYPGGEFWLKSPTHDKPFDMVDAISGGHIYGKDIIQAESFTALRMDWDEHPGNLKTTADRNYALGINRLFYHVFVHNPWTDRKPGMTLDDIGTFFQRDQTWWKPGKAWFDYCQRVQFQLQKGKPVIDLAVFIGEDFPSRSFVPDRLVPFIPNVFGAARLESEKIRLENEGQPTAKMPKEVTYSKNITDLSQWINPLNGYQYDSFNADVLINRAKLVKGKISFDGGIEYGALFFPGSHKMGPNTILSLASAEKILQLLKDGATIFVDEKPNLQPGIRSEADQNKWQNVIDEIWNNANLSTWKIGKGTVIKLPYLGNDFASLGITQDVYFPNLNRADSERLAWAHRKSESEDLYFLSNQKNEKRIFDASFRIAGKVPQWYNPVTDQTSALANWKIENGRTIVSITLDANESGFVIFKEETKEVLAKGNASEFEKVQVLDENWELQFDTTFKGPKGVVKTTKLFNWSTSENDQIKYYSGTVVYKKEFIWKGKDANKIWLDLGEIANMAEVSINGKDCGTLWTFPFKTDISQALQKGKNTIEIKVTNTWANKLIGDQKLPKEERLTWTTAPFRLEGEELLKAGLFGPVMILKEKNK
- a CDS encoding glycosyl hydrolase, with translation MPNSDAFKKSEIINISNFVDADGNLNWKAPKGKWKIIRMGHTSTGHENATGGAGKRTGSR
- a CDS encoding glycosyl hydrolase, with the protein product MFQKKHLFFILLLASIVSAQEIHKKEYFQPTVASSRPWVYWYWMKSAYSKPGITADLEAMKQAGIAGAYLMTIKGPANPPLLDPPVLQLSPEFWDMIHWAFKEADRLGLKLAFHGADGFAVAGGPWITPEMSMQKVVWSTTEILGGKKVISKLPIPEHYKDYYKDIASFAIPIKEYQITSQMQVPKVTTSNNTDASFLADSKKDENFKFADAGWIQYEFAQPFTCKSIVIETKGRDFQAQRLIVEVSDDGVNFRFHERMIAPRHGWQDMDFPNTHTITPVTAKYFRFVYDPKGTEPGAEDLDFAKWKQNLKVSKIILSNQSLINNYEGKSGAIWRLTPQTTQKKFQILMHLKNQKLLISPILLMPMET
- a CDS encoding glycoside hydrolase family 2 TIM barrel-domain containing protein, producing MKYNIKPMFTSKSKYNNPFFRLRFLTYAFYILLFTTYTQAQSVTGEPAGVPELHKKYKFAPWEDPTITSINRQPSRATAYSYASVEDALKGDRTKSRIQMLNGDWDFKYAVNQKEASKDFYKNTVSGWDKIEVPSNWEMKGYDNPIYKSAVYPFRPINPPYIPKDYNGVGSYQRSFTVPENWKDMTVTLHFGAVSSGFEVWLNGEFLGYGEDSFLPSEFDITPYLKAGENVVSVRVIRWTDGSYLEDQDHWRMSGIQREVFIMAEPKLRIQDFFVQTKLDKQYTDAIFKLRPKVENLTGEKIKDYTMNVQLYDANNTAMFKEPLQRPVIDLINESYPRLDNVRFGFFQETIKNPKKWSSEEPNLYTMVISIKDKNGNVTEAKSCKVGFRSIEFSKENGKMLINGKETYVYGVNRHDHHPTRGKAVTREDIKQDITTIKKFNFNFIRTSHYPNDPYFYELCDQYGIMVMDEANQETHGIGGKLSNDPLWTNAYMERMIRMVERDKNHPSVVMWSLGNEGGKGPNHAAMSGWVHDFDITRPVHYEPAQGNAKLDGYIDPLDSRYPKTIDHAYRFENPQDDSYVDMVSRFYPGVFTPKFLVDQKKDTRPIIFVEYSHAMGNSVGNLKELWDEFRSLPRVIGGCIWEFKDQGIVKFDSRSGQNYFAHGGDFGEKYHDGNFNTKGIVDSNGKPKGSIFENKWVYQPAISTLNGNQLEIKNRQAVKSLEGYIPVLKVLENGNVIKTQILKPLKVEAGQSTTLDISSYLPKMKPDAEYILNIEFQLSKEELWASKGYAVAEDQFLLKKKEVVSPESKKETLNVSESDSDFKIKGKTFDITIGKTNGALSSYIFNGEEQVFAPLLPNFARPLTDNDKRGWKSQKLLKQWYKAKPKLVNISIDKSASDIKITSDYEVIKDSASVKVVYNILPNGLIKVDYSLKASNKLPNIPKIGMQMGVQRKFDQISWYGKGELENYSDRSFGSFVGKYSLPINDFIEHYPKPQENGNRCDVRWMALTTPQKNNGFLVVNDTKVLSMSAWPYTQENLSSASHTYDLKDPGFLTVNIDLLQMGVGGNDSWTIVAQPLEQYQIKSGDYEYSFYLTPFSGSKNELESSLKKFKY
- a CDS encoding glycosylase: MKIKYLILTISALAITSCATKYKKREITENVMQEIYEEIKTPYKYGLVMVPTDNSYKMDCPSVFRKDGKWYMTYLIYDGRGYETWLAESDNLLDWKHLGKVMSFSENEKHWDVNQKAGYISLQDPTWGGSYEWEKYDDKYWMSYFGGDSKGYEAGVLSIGMAYTKEAPTKPHEFQRLENPVLTPKDKDARWWDNSTMYKNSVIRDKDKLTGHNFIMYYNARGDSINPAKGAERIAMAVSNDMKEWKRYGDKPLINHHKGISGDAYIQRINDTWVMFYFGAFWTGWNQGAFNRFAVSNDLVNWTDWKGDDLVKSSEPYDDMFAHKSFVVKHDGVVYHFYCAVNKAEQRGIAIATSKDLGKSKLNFVAPPEKKKK